In one Elephas maximus indicus isolate mEleMax1 chromosome 9, mEleMax1 primary haplotype, whole genome shotgun sequence genomic region, the following are encoded:
- the LOC126082515 gene encoding NUT family member 1-like, with protein MSSEGAPPVLGPDMTMNPGASMSPFTALPFPPHTPGPPQQTPWMQHPLPLMTSSCLPGTPLGLSAFPRTLLVPSTGDSGPSGARPAKVIVQVRTEGSSAELPGIQTFVMRQTPLNWSAPGAPSGVVEHAPPPFGEASAVIPDTSVVVTQACRGIWSPALSLQAPPPAAQLASIFPQVKACSGQHASSGEKSLAVTQSRPSLDDSSCNPQSVYQNYRCWQCFKSLARRHHPQSPDTEALSCFLIPVLRSLARLKPTMTLEEGLWRSVQEWQRKSNFDRMIFYEMAKKFMEFEAEELEIQMLQQRNVSVCLLPPAPRNLDPHGPSSTVAAQHPVFIPKKGVSMAQPPKQHRHRTQHPWEPKRSHEIPPEAIKEDVEIMEDLLGTAHSATVEPDGKYEEEENEQQQEEDELYPDPGLLSYIDKLCAQEGFITKVEAVIYPQFLEMLLSPESQVDPLSLRHELEEEEGLTLTQLVEKRLLELKGNVGVEASPTYAFCTMEFGVPGEHPSSDLRRQ; from the exons ATGTCTTCAGAAGGAG cacctccagtgctgggACCAGATATGACCATGAATCCTGGTGCCTCCATGTCTCCTTTCACTGCACTGCCCTTTCCCCCACACACTCCTGGACCTCCACAGCAAACACCCTGGATGCAGCACCCACTGCCCCTCATGACTTCATCATGCCTTCCAGGCACCCCTCTTGGGCTCTCTGCTTTCCCCAGGACACTTCTTGTGCCCAGCACTGGGGATTCTGGCCCCAGTGGGGCCAGGCCTGCAAAGGTCATTGTTCAAGTGAGGACAGAAGGGAGTTCAGCAGAGCTCCCTGGAATTCAGACCTTCGTCATGCGGCAGACCCCACTTAATTGGAGTGCCCCAGGGGCTCCCAGTGGGGTAGTTGAGCATGCCCCACCCCCTTTTGGGGAagcctctgctgtgatccctgacACTTCTGTTGTGGTTACTCAGGCTTGTAGGGGAATTTGGTCCCCAGCTCTTTCTCTTCAAgctccaccaccagctgcccagctGGCCTCCATTTTCCCCCAAGTGAAGGCTTGCTCAGGCCAACACGCTTCTTCTGGGGAGAAAAGCCTGGCCGTCACACAATCCAGGCCTTCGCTGGATGACTCCTCCTGTAATCCCCAGAGTGTTTACCAGAACTACCGATGTTGGCAATGCTTCAAGTCTCTGGCCCGGAGGCACCATCCCCAAAGCCCTGATACAGAagctctttcctgctttctcat CCCAGTCCTGCGATCCCTGGCTAGACTGAAGCCCACCATGACCCTGGAGGAGGGACTCTGGCGGTCTGTACAGGAATGGCAGCGCAAAAGCAATTTTGACCGGATGATCTTCTATGAGATGGCAAAAAA GTTCATGGAGTTTGAGGCAGAGGAGTTAGAGATTCAGATGTTGCAGCAGAGGAATGTGTCTGTCTGCCTGCTTCCTCCGGCTCCACGCAATCTTGATCCTCACGGGCCTTCATCCACTGTGGCTGCCCAGCATCCAG tgttcattccaaagaagggagtttccatggCACAGCCCCCTAAGCAACATCGACACAGAACCCAGCACCCTTGGGAGCCCAAGCGGTCCCATGAAATCCCTCCCGAAGCTATCAAAGAGGATGTTGAGATCATGGAAGATCTCCTTGGAACTGCCCATTCAGCCACTGTGGAGCCAGAtggaaaatatgaagaagaagaaaatgagcaacaacagGAAGAGGATGAGCTGTATCCAGATCCGGGACTCCTGAGCTACATTGACAAGCTGTGTGCACAGGAAGGATTTATCACCAAG GTGGAAGCAGTTATTTACCCTCAGTTCCTGGAAATGTTACTATCACCAGAATCACAGGTAGATCCCCTGTCCTTAAGGCACGagctggaggaagaggaaggactcACTCTCACTCAG CTGGTAGAGAAGCGACTGCTGGAATTGAAAGGAAACGTGGGTGTGGAGGCATCCCCAACTTATG cATTCTGCACCATGGAGTTCGGGGTACCTGGAGAGCATCCCAGCTCCGATCTCCGGAGACAGTGA